One genomic segment of Bradyrhizobium prioriisuperbiae includes these proteins:
- a CDS encoding cupin domain-containing protein, which produces MRQASHHVTSLIHGRSVFKSDLGSVTQVDADELPILKGLSIKRLVLAPGAIREPHWHANATELAYCVSGRLLVSILGNRSVFSSFAIDAGQMFHVESGAIHAIENIAAGAAELIIAFRHERPEDFSLHAAFGAMPDAVLGNTYGLAASAFAPIVRTTQAPYIVRRQAGAVIPPTALQGNSHKFDVEAQSAPVAFDYGSARLARDQFWPALKDMSMYSLRVTNMGMREPHWHPETAEMGYVHRGHARMTVLDPDGSTDTYQLGPGDVYFIPRAYPHHIEVLGPDEIHFLIFFDQPTPGDVGYRASASAFSQDVLASTLGVRIGDLPKLSATWADPLIVGRCNPQSSFDE; this is translated from the coding sequence GTGCGCCAAGCCAGTCATCATGTCACATCGCTGATCCATGGCCGTTCGGTGTTCAAAAGCGATCTGGGGTCGGTGACCCAGGTCGATGCCGATGAACTGCCGATCCTGAAGGGGCTTTCGATCAAGCGTCTTGTTCTGGCGCCGGGGGCGATCCGCGAGCCGCATTGGCACGCCAATGCCACGGAACTGGCTTACTGCGTGTCCGGCCGCCTGCTGGTTTCGATTCTCGGCAACCGCAGCGTCTTCTCGTCCTTTGCCATCGACGCCGGGCAGATGTTTCATGTTGAATCGGGAGCCATTCACGCCATCGAGAACATCGCCGCCGGCGCGGCCGAACTCATCATCGCGTTCCGGCACGAGCGTCCCGAGGATTTTTCGCTGCACGCCGCGTTCGGCGCGATGCCGGATGCCGTGCTCGGCAATACCTACGGGCTTGCCGCGTCCGCTTTCGCGCCGATCGTGCGCACCACGCAAGCGCCGTATATCGTGCGGCGGCAGGCCGGTGCTGTGATTCCGCCGACCGCGCTGCAAGGCAATTCACACAAGTTCGATGTCGAGGCGCAATCGGCCCCGGTGGCTTTTGACTATGGCTCCGCACGGCTGGCACGCGACCAGTTCTGGCCGGCGTTGAAGGATATGTCGATGTATTCGCTGCGCGTCACCAATATGGGCATGCGCGAACCACATTGGCATCCCGAGACCGCCGAGATGGGGTACGTGCATCGCGGTCATGCCCGGATGACGGTGCTCGATCCCGATGGCTCGACCGACACCTATCAACTCGGACCCGGCGATGTCTATTTCATCCCGCGCGCCTATCCGCACCATATCGAGGTGCTGGGTCCGGACGAAATCCATTTCCTGATCTTCTTCGACCAGCCGACACCGGGCGATGTCGGTTATCGTGCGTCCGCATCCGCTTTCTCCCAGGACGTGCTGGCGTCGACACTCGGCGTCAGGATCGGCGACCTGCCGAAGCTGTCGGCGACATGGGCGGATCCGCTGATCGTGGGTCGCTGCAATCCACAGAGTTCATTCGACGAATGA
- a CDS encoding ABC transporter ATP-binding protein has protein sequence MVAMMLKAAPAPARLQPVAASQPDKAAISVKDLSIVFDTARGEVIAVDRVSFSVTHGEFVCIVGPSGCGKSTVLNAIAGLEMPYQGEVTVDGRPMRRPRPDVGMVFQQPHLFPWKSVRKNIAHGPRMLGKSTKDAGAIADGLIEMIGLTRFADAYPHTLSGGMQQRVAIARALANQPRVLLMDEPFGALDAQTRAVMQDNLLALSSRINATVVFVTHDIDEAILLADRVLIMSAGPGRILRDLAVDLPRPRSHAIMLEPAYLALKKDCLDLIRTEGQRAFDQALQR, from the coding sequence ATGGTGGCGATGATGCTGAAAGCGGCTCCGGCCCCCGCGCGGTTGCAACCTGTGGCGGCATCGCAGCCCGACAAGGCCGCGATCTCTGTGAAGGATCTGAGCATCGTGTTCGACACGGCGCGCGGCGAGGTCATCGCGGTGGATCGCGTGTCGTTCAGCGTGACCCATGGCGAGTTCGTCTGCATCGTCGGTCCGTCCGGCTGCGGCAAGTCAACGGTGCTCAATGCCATTGCCGGCCTCGAGATGCCTTACCAGGGCGAGGTGACCGTCGATGGCCGGCCGATGCGGCGGCCGCGGCCCGATGTCGGCATGGTGTTCCAGCAGCCGCATCTGTTTCCATGGAAGTCCGTGCGCAAGAATATCGCCCACGGCCCGCGCATGCTCGGCAAGTCGACCAAGGACGCCGGAGCGATCGCCGACGGCCTGATCGAGATGATCGGCCTCACGCGGTTTGCCGACGCCTATCCGCATACTTTGTCCGGCGGGATGCAGCAGCGGGTTGCGATCGCGCGGGCGCTGGCCAACCAGCCGCGCGTGCTGCTGATGGACGAACCGTTCGGCGCGCTCGACGCGCAGACCCGTGCGGTGATGCAGGACAACCTGCTGGCGCTGAGCAGCCGCATCAACGCCACGGTGGTGTTCGTCACCCATGACATCGATGAGGCCATTCTTCTGGCGGACCGCGTCCTGATCATGAGCGCCGGGCCGGGCCGCATCCTGCGCGACCTCGCGGTCGACCTGCCGCGGCCGCGCTCCCACGCCATCATGCTGGAGCCGGCCTATCTCGCGCTGAAGAAGGATTGCCTCGATCTGATCCGCACGGAAGGCCAACGCGCGTTCGATCAGGCGCTGCAACGTTGA
- a CDS encoding xanthine dehydrogenase family protein molybdopterin-binding subunit gives MNAPFASLSRRALLQGAGALVVGFSLDPAHAQQAAPVPPAAAPPKLPGSLAGSPYLDSWIRLDSSGAVTVFSGKAELGQGIRTALLQIAAEELDLPIERLTLVTADTGRTANEGYTSGSHSMQDSGTAIRHAAAQVRELLIAEAARRLNLDAAQLKADSGVVVAPNGSKLSYSDLVGTTEQHVKAEPTSRLRDPKTFRIMNTSLRRVDIPAKVTGGEAYVQDMRLPGMLHARVVRPPSYGAQFAGADIEAVAAMPGVVKVIRNGNFLAVVAIREFQAIKAMRTLAASARWNETAKLPVHAPLPEVIAAMPAKDYKILDNHGATEPAVTTVEASYTRPYQSHGSIGPSCAVAHYEGDMVTVWTHTQGVYPDRAAIAEMLRMPPAKVRCIHVPGAGCYGHNGADDAAADAALIAVALPGKPIRLQWMREQEHAWEPYGPGMVTGAKASIDASGKIVDWRFSVRSNTHSMRPGTAGSLLAGQHIENPFPVPEPKPLPLPEGGGDRNAIPIYAFANAEVMHHFIPEMPLRISAMRALGAYMNIFSIESFMDETAAAAKADPVAFRLKHLTDVRARDVITLAAEKFGWDRRLRPVDGRGCGFAFARYKNLAAYCAIAMEVEIDRETGRIHVMRAVSAVDAGQVVSPDGIRNQIEGAILQSLSWTLYEAVTFDDTRITSVDWATYPILRFNSVPLSVDVHIIDRPGLPFLGAGEAGQGPAAAAVANAIADATGQRLRDLPLTSARLKSAIGI, from the coding sequence ATGAACGCCCCGTTCGCATCCCTGTCCCGGCGCGCGCTGCTGCAAGGCGCGGGCGCCCTGGTCGTCGGATTCTCGCTCGATCCGGCCCACGCGCAGCAGGCCGCGCCCGTGCCGCCCGCCGCGGCGCCGCCGAAATTGCCCGGCAGCCTTGCTGGCAGTCCGTATCTTGATTCCTGGATCCGGCTCGACAGCAGCGGCGCCGTCACCGTGTTCTCCGGCAAGGCCGAACTCGGCCAGGGCATCAGGACCGCGCTGTTGCAGATCGCCGCCGAAGAACTCGACCTGCCGATTGAACGGCTGACGTTGGTCACCGCCGACACCGGCCGCACCGCGAACGAGGGTTATACCTCGGGCAGCCACTCCATGCAGGACAGCGGCACCGCGATCCGCCATGCGGCGGCGCAGGTGCGCGAGTTGCTGATCGCGGAAGCCGCGCGCCGGCTCAATCTCGACGCGGCGCAATTGAAGGCCGACAGCGGCGTGGTAGTCGCGCCCAATGGCAGCAAGTTGTCCTACAGTGATCTCGTCGGCACCACCGAGCAGCACGTCAAGGCCGAGCCGACCTCGCGGCTGCGCGATCCCAAGACCTTCAGGATCATGAATACGTCGCTGCGCCGGGTCGACATTCCCGCCAAGGTCACCGGCGGCGAGGCTTATGTGCAGGACATGCGGCTGCCCGGCATGCTGCACGCCCGCGTGGTGCGGCCGCCGAGTTATGGCGCGCAGTTCGCAGGCGCCGATATCGAGGCGGTCGCGGCGATGCCGGGCGTGGTCAAGGTGATCCGCAACGGCAATTTCCTGGCGGTGGTGGCGATCAGGGAATTCCAGGCGATCAAGGCGATGCGAACGCTGGCGGCGAGCGCGCGCTGGAACGAGACCGCAAAATTGCCGGTGCACGCGCCGCTGCCGGAGGTGATCGCGGCGATGCCGGCGAAGGATTACAAGATCCTCGACAATCACGGCGCCACTGAGCCGGCGGTGACGACGGTGGAAGCGAGCTACACCCGTCCCTATCAGTCGCACGGCTCGATCGGCCCGTCCTGTGCGGTGGCGCACTATGAGGGTGATATGGTGACGGTGTGGACCCACACCCAGGGCGTCTATCCCGATCGCGCGGCGATTGCCGAGATGCTGCGGATGCCGCCGGCGAAAGTCCGCTGCATCCACGTGCCGGGCGCGGGCTGTTACGGCCACAACGGCGCCGACGATGCCGCGGCTGATGCTGCGCTGATCGCCGTGGCATTGCCGGGCAAGCCGATCCGCCTGCAATGGATGCGCGAGCAGGAGCATGCCTGGGAGCCTTATGGTCCGGGGATGGTGACCGGCGCCAAGGCTTCGATCGACGCCAGTGGCAAGATCGTCGACTGGCGCTTCAGCGTGCGCAGCAACACCCACTCGATGCGGCCCGGCACGGCGGGCTCGCTGCTTGCCGGCCAGCACATCGAGAATCCGTTCCCTGTGCCGGAGCCGAAACCGCTGCCGCTGCCGGAAGGCGGCGGCGACCGCAACGCCATTCCGATCTATGCCTTCGCCAATGCCGAGGTGATGCATCACTTCATTCCGGAGATGCCGCTGCGGATCTCGGCCATGCGCGCGCTCGGCGCCTATATGAACATCTTCTCGATCGAGAGTTTCATGGATGAGACGGCAGCCGCGGCAAAAGCCGATCCGGTGGCCTTCCGGCTCAAGCATCTGACCGACGTGCGTGCGCGCGATGTCATCACCCTGGCCGCGGAAAAATTCGGCTGGGACAGGCGACTGAGGCCGGTGGACGGCCGCGGCTGCGGCTTCGCGTTCGCGCGCTACAAGAATCTCGCCGCGTATTGCGCCATTGCGATGGAGGTGGAGATCGATCGCGAAACCGGCCGCATTCACGTGATGCGCGCGGTGTCGGCGGTCGATGCCGGGCAGGTGGTCAGTCCCGACGGCATCCGCAACCAGATCGAGGGCGCGATCCTGCAGTCGCTGAGCTGGACGCTGTATGAGGCCGTCACCTTCGACGACACCCGCATCACATCGGTCGACTGGGCGACTTATCCGATCCTGCGTTTCAACAGCGTGCCGCTCAGTGTCGATGTCCACATCATCGATCGTCCGGGATTGCCGTTCCTCGGCGCCGGCGAAGCGGGGCAGGGCCCGGCCGCGGCGGCGGTGGCCAATGCCATTGCGGACGCCACGGGCCAACGCTTGCGCGACCTGCCGCTGACGTCGGCGAGGCTGAAATCGGCGATCGGGATTTGA
- a CDS encoding cytochrome c produces MKQSIAIGVLVLVGAVGAGAFALTYKPVIAPRDPAQKPAFDQALVRRGSELAAVGDCNTCHTAPGGKVFAGGLGLPTPFGTIYSTNITPDPETGIGRWPEAAFQRAMREGVDREGRHLYPAFPYDHFTLVTDDDNRALYAFLMTRPAVRSPAKQNELPFPLTLRPVLAGWKLLFLKQGPYTPDPARDALWNRGAYLVEGIGHCGACHTPRNILGAEKSHQAFAGGDAEGWHAFTINSASPSPVPWDVDTLNVYLRQGWHGLHGVARGPMGPVADNLAAVSDQDVKAIAVYVADMMGHPTPERRQQGEALATAAPRDSTGSKPQSGGSQTVASAVPSGDIGAAIYASACAMCHESGRPVPYGGMSLSLSTTVSADSPRNLINLLLAGLPAADGKRGPIMPGFAATLTDPQISALVSYLRANFSRKGPWPDIASPLREARAATLASNTAEAKP; encoded by the coding sequence ATGAAACAATCGATTGCAATCGGTGTTTTGGTGCTTGTCGGAGCGGTCGGCGCCGGTGCCTTCGCGCTGACGTACAAACCGGTCATCGCGCCGCGCGATCCAGCCCAGAAGCCTGCTTTCGACCAGGCTTTGGTGCGCCGCGGCAGCGAACTCGCCGCGGTCGGCGATTGCAACACCTGCCACACCGCGCCGGGCGGCAAGGTCTTTGCCGGCGGCCTTGGTCTGCCGACGCCGTTCGGCACCATCTATTCCACCAACATCACGCCCGATCCGGAGACCGGCATCGGCCGCTGGCCGGAGGCCGCGTTCCAGCGCGCCATGCGCGAGGGCGTCGATCGCGAGGGCCGGCATCTTTATCCGGCGTTCCCGTATGATCACTTCACGCTGGTCACCGATGACGATAACCGCGCGCTGTATGCCTTCCTGATGACCCGGCCGGCGGTGCGATCGCCGGCGAAGCAAAACGAACTGCCGTTTCCGTTGACGCTGCGGCCGGTGCTTGCCGGCTGGAAGCTGCTGTTCCTGAAACAGGGGCCATACACGCCCGATCCGGCGCGCGATGCGCTGTGGAATCGCGGCGCTTATCTGGTGGAGGGCATCGGCCATTGCGGCGCCTGCCACACCCCGCGCAACATTCTTGGTGCGGAGAAGTCGCATCAGGCGTTCGCCGGTGGTGATGCTGAGGGCTGGCACGCCTTCACCATCAATTCGGCCTCGCCGTCGCCGGTGCCGTGGGATGTCGATACACTGAATGTCTATCTGCGCCAGGGCTGGCACGGCCTGCATGGCGTCGCACGCGGCCCGATGGGGCCGGTCGCCGACAATCTGGCCGCGGTGTCGGACCAGGACGTCAAGGCGATCGCGGTCTATGTCGCCGACATGATGGGACATCCGACGCCTGAGCGCCGGCAGCAGGGTGAGGCTCTCGCCACCGCCGCGCCGCGCGACAGCACCGGCAGCAAGCCGCAATCCGGGGGCAGCCAGACGGTCGCCTCCGCTGTGCCGAGTGGCGATATCGGCGCGGCCATCTATGCCAGCGCCTGCGCCATGTGCCACGAGAGCGGGCGTCCGGTGCCTTATGGCGGCATGAGCCTGTCGCTGAGCACCACGGTCAGCGCGGACAGCCCGCGCAATCTGATCAACCTGCTGCTGGCGGGTCTGCCGGCTGCGGACGGCAAGCGCGGTCCGATCATGCCGGGCTTCGCCGCGACACTGACCGACCCGCAGATTTCAGCACTGGTCAGCTATCTGCGCGCAAATTTCAGCCGCAAGGGGCCGTGGCCGGATATCGCATCGCCGCTGCGCGAGGCTCGTGCCGCCACGCTTGCGTCCAACACCGCCGAGGCGAAACCGTAA
- a CDS encoding ABC transporter permease — MRRMNLLVSVLSIPLFLVVWEFVARSGIVNIVLFPPPSTVVVALVAWIKSGQFAVDLLASLTRVVVGFVLGATMGIVLGVLTGQFPLVSSLLSPLFHILRPIPPIAFVPIVILWFGLSEAGKLFLVVWGVFFTVWLAAHIGVQKVDRGLIRAAQMLGTPRRQMLQEIVLLGALPYIVVGLRTAVSISFYTLVAAELAGAFAGIVYRIEIAQQNLQTGQVMGGLAALGLLSFIADRLFAVAAERAIWWR; from the coding sequence ATGCGACGGATGAACCTTCTGGTCAGCGTGCTGTCCATTCCGCTGTTCCTTGTGGTGTGGGAGTTCGTTGCCCGATCCGGCATCGTCAACATCGTGCTGTTCCCGCCGCCGTCGACAGTGGTCGTGGCTTTGGTCGCGTGGATCAAGAGCGGACAGTTCGCCGTCGATCTGCTGGCGAGCCTTACGCGCGTGGTCGTGGGCTTTGTGCTCGGCGCGACCATGGGCATCGTGCTCGGAGTTCTCACCGGGCAGTTTCCGCTGGTCTCCAGCCTGCTGTCGCCGCTGTTCCATATCCTGCGGCCGATTCCGCCGATCGCGTTCGTGCCGATCGTCATTCTGTGGTTCGGCCTCTCGGAAGCGGGCAAGCTGTTCCTGGTGGTGTGGGGCGTGTTCTTCACGGTGTGGCTGGCAGCGCACATCGGTGTGCAGAAGGTCGACCGCGGCCTGATCCGCGCGGCCCAGATGCTGGGAACGCCGCGCCGGCAGATGCTGCAGGAAATCGTCCTACTGGGGGCATTGCCCTATATCGTGGTGGGGCTGCGCACCGCGGTGAGTATTTCGTTCTACACGCTGGTCGCGGCCGAACTGGCGGGAGCATTCGCCGGCATTGTTTATCGGATCGAGATCGCCCAGCAGAATTTGCAAACCGGGCAGGTGATGGGGGGCCTCGCGGCACTCGGGCTGTTGTCGTTCATCGCGGACCGGCTGTTCGCGGTGGCGGCGGAGCGGGCGATATGGTGGCGATGA
- a CDS encoding NrtA/SsuA/CpmA family ABC transporter substrate-binding protein, translated as MLRSRHSRVATLAASAVLALSITAPSDSGAAELLKARLAQNLAPISALAIVAKANGLFEKHGLDISVSNFTSGKQCLDTVVGGGADIATTAEAPVTAAAMAGQPIAFVAGMEYSDLKTMTAATAGIKTKADLRGKKIAFTAGTGSEVYTSRLLKSAGLTAADVTLVNLRPQDMLPALVAGSIDAFDTWEPHISNARKVLGESAIQLDTRGIYSETFNIVVTRAYLETNPALVGKFLAALIEAEAFVKANPDAAITKVADAVGMKRDELAAIWPDYVYRVGVDDRLVETLKIHAAWRLESGNHPPNATMPDFTKVLALEPLRSLDPGRVSVSAN; from the coding sequence ATGCTGAGGAGCAGACACAGTCGCGTTGCCACGTTGGCGGCGAGCGCCGTTCTCGCGTTGTCGATCACTGCGCCCAGCGATAGCGGGGCTGCTGAGCTGCTCAAGGCACGGCTGGCGCAAAACCTCGCGCCGATCTCGGCGCTGGCCATCGTCGCCAAGGCGAACGGCCTGTTCGAGAAGCACGGCCTCGATATTTCGGTGAGCAACTTCACCTCGGGCAAACAATGCCTGGATACGGTGGTGGGCGGTGGCGCCGACATCGCGACCACGGCGGAAGCGCCGGTGACCGCGGCCGCCATGGCCGGCCAGCCGATCGCATTCGTCGCCGGCATGGAATATTCCGACCTCAAAACCATGACCGCGGCGACCGCCGGCATCAAGACCAAGGCCGACCTGCGCGGCAAGAAGATCGCCTTCACCGCCGGCACCGGCAGCGAGGTCTATACATCTCGGCTGCTGAAATCGGCCGGGCTGACGGCCGCCGACGTGACCCTGGTGAACCTGCGGCCGCAGGACATGCTGCCGGCGCTGGTGGCCGGCAGCATCGATGCGTTCGACACCTGGGAGCCGCACATCTCCAACGCCCGCAAAGTGCTGGGAGAGAGTGCGATCCAGCTCGATACCCGCGGAATCTATTCCGAGACCTTCAACATCGTGGTGACGCGCGCCTACCTCGAAACCAATCCCGCGCTGGTCGGGAAATTTCTCGCGGCGTTGATCGAGGCCGAGGCCTTCGTCAAGGCGAACCCTGATGCGGCGATAACGAAGGTGGCGGATGCCGTCGGCATGAAGCGCGATGAGCTCGCGGCGATCTGGCCGGACTATGTCTATCGCGTCGGCGTCGACGATCGCCTTGTCGAGACGCTCAAGATCCACGCGGCGTGGCGGCTGGAGAGCGGCAACCATCCGCCGAATGCGACCATGCCTGATTTCACCAAGGTGCTTGCGCTCGAGCCGCTGCGAAGCCTTGATCCCGGCCGCGTTTCCGTATCGGCCAACTAG
- a CDS encoding sugar O-acetyltransferase has protein sequence MGASEKQKMLAGEMYRPGDPEIQADQAAAKAWMVRYNASLAAPASERRALLRELFGEVGDDAVIRPPFHCDFGYNIRIGRSVFLNFNCVILDVVSVTIGADTQIGPAVQIYTADRPRDPAERRSGVEFGRPVVIGSNVWIGGGAIILPGVTIGDDAIIGSGSVVTRDVPKGATVVGNPARATK, from the coding sequence GATGTACCGCCCCGGGGATCCCGAAATTCAGGCAGACCAGGCGGCGGCGAAAGCGTGGATGGTGCGCTACAACGCATCGCTCGCGGCGCCTGCCAGCGAGCGGCGCGCGCTGCTGCGCGAACTGTTCGGCGAAGTCGGTGATGACGCGGTGATCCGGCCGCCGTTCCACTGCGACTTCGGCTACAACATCCGCATCGGACGCAGCGTGTTCCTCAACTTCAACTGCGTGATCCTGGATGTGGTCTCCGTCACCATCGGCGCCGACACCCAGATCGGACCGGCGGTGCAGATCTATACCGCCGACCGTCCGCGCGATCCGGCAGAGCGCCGTAGCGGCGTCGAGTTCGGACGTCCGGTGGTGATCGGCAGCAATGTCTGGATCGGCGGCGGGGCCATCATCCTGCCTGGCGTGACCATCGGCGACGATGCAATCATCGGCTCCGGATCGGTGGTGACACGCGACGTGCCCAAGGGGGCGACGGTGGTCGGCAATCCGGCACGAGCGACAAAGTAA
- a CDS encoding (2Fe-2S)-binding protein, whose protein sequence is MIDLMVNGRSHSVDADPDTPLLYVLRDHLELNAAKYGCGLGQCGACTVMIDGVAAFSCVTPILLLEGRKVTTLEGLGTVEKPAPIQQAFIEEQAAQCGYCIAGMMMRAQALLQKNPNPSDGDIRSTLQPHLCRCGTHMRILKAVQRAAELMRASPNTVKGAT, encoded by the coding sequence ATGATCGATCTGATGGTCAATGGCCGCAGCCACAGCGTCGACGCCGATCCGGATACGCCGCTGCTCTATGTGCTGCGCGATCACCTCGAACTCAACGCCGCCAAATACGGCTGCGGGCTCGGCCAGTGCGGCGCCTGCACCGTGATGATCGACGGCGTCGCCGCCTTCTCCTGCGTGACGCCGATCCTGCTGCTGGAGGGCCGCAAGGTCACCACGCTGGAAGGCCTCGGCACGGTGGAGAAGCCGGCGCCGATCCAGCAGGCCTTCATCGAGGAGCAGGCAGCGCAATGCGGCTACTGCATTGCCGGCATGATGATGCGCGCGCAGGCGCTGCTGCAAAAGAATCCAAACCCCTCTGACGGCGACATCCGCAGCACGCTGCAGCCGCATCTGTGCCGCTGCGGCACCCATATGCGCATCCTCAAGGCGGTGCAGCGTGCCGCTGAATTGATGCGCGCCAGCCCCAATACCGTCAAGGGAGCGACCTGA
- the atzF gene encoding allophanate hydrolase, giving the protein MSSPNARSAAPVQSGRQSPFDAKSNALQVLETAYGRIEAEHDRNCWIHVRPFAEALDECRKLMARAQAGEHLPLLGVPFGVKDNIDVLGMPTTAACPSFSYQPARSARSVERLVAAGAICIGKTNLDQFATGLSGARSPYGACATVADDSYVSGGSSSGSAVAVAAGHVVFALGTDTGGSGRIPAGFNGIVGIKPTIGRVSSRGLVPNCPTLDCVSVFCNTVQDGATILDIIEGFDTEDPYSRPAGIGAAAPSSAFRFGRIAPGQLECYGMPECSALYEEACARFTGLGGTAVEIDFAPFAEAGKMLFAGPWVAERRAAIAALTEIDTDELLDVTKTVLRAASGFSAMDAFTAHHRLLRLRRQTQTVMADLDALVVPTAPRPIALDDMNRDPITLNTSLGYYSYFANLLDLCAVAIPNAVLPNGIPMGVTLLAPAWSDRALIALARRLEVNAGGAAFELISRA; this is encoded by the coding sequence GTGAGCAGCCCCAACGCACGGTCCGCCGCGCCGGTCCAGTCCGGCCGGCAGAGCCCATTCGATGCAAAATCCAATGCCCTGCAGGTTCTCGAAACGGCCTATGGGCGCATTGAGGCCGAACACGACCGCAACTGCTGGATTCACGTGCGCCCATTTGCGGAGGCGTTGGACGAGTGCCGCAAACTGATGGCGCGCGCGCAGGCCGGCGAACATCTGCCCCTGCTCGGTGTTCCGTTCGGCGTCAAGGACAACATTGACGTCCTGGGCATGCCGACCACCGCGGCCTGTCCCTCCTTCAGTTATCAGCCAGCGCGCTCCGCTCGCAGCGTCGAGCGCCTCGTCGCCGCCGGTGCCATCTGCATCGGCAAGACCAATCTCGATCAGTTTGCGACTGGCCTGTCCGGCGCACGGTCGCCCTACGGTGCCTGTGCAACGGTGGCTGACGACAGCTACGTCTCGGGCGGCTCGAGCTCGGGATCGGCTGTGGCGGTCGCGGCCGGCCACGTCGTATTCGCGCTCGGCACCGATACCGGAGGCTCCGGCCGCATTCCCGCGGGCTTCAACGGCATTGTCGGCATCAAGCCGACCATTGGCCGCGTGTCGTCGCGCGGCCTGGTGCCGAATTGCCCGACACTCGACTGCGTGTCGGTGTTCTGCAACACCGTGCAGGACGGCGCGACGATCCTCGACATCATCGAAGGCTTCGACACGGAGGACCCCTACAGCCGGCCGGCGGGTATCGGCGCCGCCGCTCCCAGTTCCGCCTTCAGGTTCGGCCGCATCGCGCCCGGCCAGCTCGAATGTTACGGCATGCCGGAATGCTCCGCGCTTTATGAAGAGGCCTGCGCGCGATTTACCGGTCTCGGCGGCACGGCTGTCGAGATCGATTTCGCGCCGTTCGCGGAAGCGGGCAAGATGCTGTTCGCCGGCCCCTGGGTCGCCGAGCGGCGCGCCGCGATCGCAGCACTGACCGAGATCGACACCGATGAGCTGCTGGACGTTACCAAGACGGTGCTACGCGCGGCGAGCGGCTTCTCAGCCATGGATGCGTTCACCGCCCACCACCGGCTGTTGCGGCTGCGGCGGCAGACGCAGACGGTGATGGCCGATCTCGATGCCCTTGTGGTGCCGACCGCGCCGCGTCCGATCGCGCTAGATGACATGAACCGCGATCCGATCACCCTCAACACCAGCCTCGGCTACTATTCTTATTTCGCCAACCTGCTCGATCTCTGCGCCGTCGCAATTCCCAATGCGGTGCTGCCGAACGGCATTCCCATGGGCGTCACGCTGCTGGCGCCCGCCTGGTCGGATCGGGCCTTGATTGCATTGGCGCGGCGGCTCGAAGTCAATGCGGGCGGCGCCGCGTTTGAACTGATCTCGCGTGCGTGA
- a CDS encoding Crp/Fnr family transcriptional regulator gives MAAVDMTAAAGVMLVESDSLVRPLPGLLDELGPADRARLRAIGRERVLEVGDLVWRQGDVQTGIYLINSGRIRSYYAAPSGREVTLAYWFAGNFVGGPDLFGAGPHMWSSSAIERSELTFLPGPSLRKLALESPTLAVALLDALAFKARCYSAMAQMLGTRSVTERLQRLLIFLSRIYGTRRGREVVIGMPFTHGDLANLIGSTRQWVTVQLARMQARGIIKYHRGLIAIQNLPALDLEVV, from the coding sequence ATGGCAGCGGTGGATATGACAGCGGCGGCCGGCGTCATGCTGGTGGAGTCGGACAGCCTGGTGCGTCCGCTTCCCGGTCTGCTGGATGAGCTGGGCCCTGCGGATCGCGCCCGCCTGCGCGCCATCGGACGGGAGCGGGTGCTGGAGGTCGGCGATCTGGTATGGCGCCAGGGCGACGTCCAGACCGGAATCTACTTGATCAATTCAGGCCGTATCCGCAGCTATTACGCAGCACCTTCGGGGCGCGAGGTGACGCTGGCCTATTGGTTCGCCGGCAATTTCGTCGGTGGTCCCGATCTGTTCGGCGCCGGACCTCACATGTGGTCGTCGTCGGCGATCGAGCGCAGTGAACTGACCTTCCTGCCGGGGCCGTCGCTGCGCAAGCTTGCGCTGGAGTCTCCGACACTCGCGGTCGCGTTGCTGGATGCGCTGGCCTTCAAGGCACGATGCTATTCGGCGATGGCGCAGATGCTGGGCACGCGCTCGGTGACGGAACGGCTGCAACGCCTGCTGATCTTCCTGTCGCGCATCTACGGCACCCGGCGCGGCCGGGAGGTGGTGATCGGAATGCCGTTCACCCACGGCGACCTCGCCAATCTGATCGGTTCAACACGGCAGTGGGTGACGGTTCAACTCGCCCGCATGCAGGCGCGCGGCATCATCAAATATCATCGCGGCCTGATCGCGATCCAGAACCTGCCGGCGCTGGACCTCGAGGTGGTCTGA